ATGCGCTCGTCCGACGAGGCGGCGGCCTATGTGAAGAAGCTGCGGACCATCCTGATCTACCTCGGCTCCTGCGACGGCGACATGGAGAAGGGCAACCTGCGGGCGGACGTGAACGTCTCGGTCTGCCGCCCCGGCGCCTACGAGAAGTACCGCCAGACCGGCGACTTCAGCCATCTGGGCACGCGCTGCGAGATCAAGAACGTCAACTCGTTCCGCTTCATGCAGCAGGCGATCGAGTACGAGGCCCGCCGCCAGATCGAGATTCTGGAGGACGGCGGTTCCATCGACCAGGAGACCCGCCTGTTCGATCCGAACAAGGGCGAGACGCGGTCCATGCGCTCGAAGGAAGAGGCGCACGACTACCGCTACTTCCCCGACCCCGACCTGCTGCCGCTGGAGCTCGACCCGGCCTGGGTGAAGAAGATCGAGGCGGACCTGCCGGAACTGCCCGACGCCAAGAAGGCGCGCTTCCAGTCGCAGTACGGCCTGTCGGCCTACGACGCCGGCGTGCTGATCGCCGACCAGGCCAAGGCCGACTTCTACGAGGCCGCGGCCAACGGCCGCGACGCCAAGCTCGTGGCCAACTGGGTCACCAACGACCTGGCCGCCAAGCTGTCGGCGGACGGACTGGAGATCGGCGACTCGCCGATCGGCCCGGCGGCGATCGCCGAGCTGGTCCAGCTGATCGAGGACGGGACCATCTCGTCCAAGATCGCCAAGGACGTGTTCGAGCGGATGTGGGCGGGCGAGGGCTCGGCGTCCGAGATCGTCGAGAAGCAGGGCCTGAAGCAGGTTTCCGACACCGGCGCGCTGGAGAAGATCATCGACGACCTCATCGCCGCCAATCCCGGCCAGGCCGCCGCGGTCAAGGAGAAGCCGCAGGCCATCGGCTGGTTCGTGGGCCAGGTGATGAAGGCGACGGGCGGCAAGGCCAACCCCGGCGCCGTCAACCAGCTGCTGAAGGCGAAACTGGGCGTCTAGTCCGGGACGATGTCGAAGACCCGGCCGTTCGGGTCGACCAGCACGAAGCCGTCCCCCATCCGCCGCCAGGCGTAGCCGCGCGGCGGCTGGCGCAGGCGGTATCGCGGGTAGTCGTCCACTGGCGCGCCCCGCTGCTCCGGCGGCAGGTAGCCGCCCGGCCGCACGCGCTGGGGCGGACCGTAGTCCCGCGGCGCGTCGTCGAAACGGCGATAGCCGCGGCCCTCGCCAGGGCCGCCGCGGTCCCAGCGCCGGTCGTCGCCGCGGCGGCCGCGGCCTTCGCCCCGGCCCCCTTCGCGGCCGCGTCCACGCCCGCGGCCGCGATCCTGGGCCTCGGCGGGATCCGCCGACAGGGACGGGCCGGCCAGCAGGACCACGGCCGCGAATGTCAGGAACTGGCGCCGTTTCACGCCGAACGCCTCCAGGCTGCGTCGTTGAGCGTCTACACTGTAATGCGGGTCGTGAACTGC
The Phenylobacterium zucineum HLK1 genome window above contains:
- the gatB gene encoding Asp-tRNA(Asn)/Glu-tRNA(Gln) amidotransferase subunit GatB; this translates as MSETANAKLIQGRTGPWEVVLGLEVHAQVASNAKLFSGAAVGFGAGPNEQVSLVDAAMPGMLPVINRHCVEQAVRTGLGLKAQINLKSRFDRKNYFYPDLPQGYQISQYQHPIVGEGEVIVERDDGSTFTVRIERLHLEQDAGKSLHDQDPNFTYVDLNRAGTALMEIVSRPDMRSSDEAAAYVKKLRTILIYLGSCDGDMEKGNLRADVNVSVCRPGAYEKYRQTGDFSHLGTRCEIKNVNSFRFMQQAIEYEARRQIEILEDGGSIDQETRLFDPNKGETRSMRSKEEAHDYRYFPDPDLLPLELDPAWVKKIEADLPELPDAKKARFQSQYGLSAYDAGVLIADQAKADFYEAAANGRDAKLVANWVTNDLAAKLSADGLEIGDSPIGPAAIAELVQLIEDGTISSKIAKDVFERMWAGEGSASEIVEKQGLKQVSDTGALEKIIDDLIAANPGQAAAVKEKPQAIGWFVGQVMKATGGKANPGAVNQLLKAKLGV
- a CDS encoding RcnB family protein, giving the protein MKRRQFLTFAAVVLLAGPSLSADPAEAQDRGRGRGRGREGGRGEGRGRRGDDRRWDRGGPGEGRGYRRFDDAPRDYGPPQRVRPGGYLPPEQRGAPVDDYPRYRLRQPPRGYAWRRMGDGFVLVDPNGRVFDIVPD